The following proteins are co-located in the Streptomyces bottropensis ATCC 25435 genome:
- a CDS encoding DUF5999 family protein, which produces MCAHQPLCPSIDSTDRDAAHIVAFHPEQGWNLLCNGAIVFDDTGELLPDGSVVAPHRPAFGHLATAA; this is translated from the coding sequence ATGTGTGCTCACCAGCCCCTGTGCCCCTCGATCGACAGCACGGACCGCGACGCCGCGCACATCGTCGCCTTCCACCCCGAGCAGGGCTGGAACCTGCTGTGCAACGGGGCGATCGTCTTCGACGACACCGGTGAACTCCTGCCCGACGGCAGCGTGGTCGCCCCGCACCGCCCGGCCTTCGGCCACCTGGCGACCGCCGCCTGA